The DNA region AAGAAATATATAACTGAAGTAGTTGCTGATGAAATACAATTTCTTGAATGGGGAAAAAAGAATGAAGGTAGTAATCATAATGCTGAATATGAAGCAGCTGGAATAACTCCTGTAGATGATGGGGACGTGCCATTTTAGCTAGTATAATTATTTGAGTGATAATAAAAAAGGTGTTTATTGTAAACACCTTTCCCTTAATTAGAGAATTAACCTTGCAAGTATCCTTCTCTAATTACATCTATTCTAATTATAACATAAAGGATAGGTGATATTGATGAAAAATATTAAAGAAAATCTTATTTTATATAGAGAAAGAATTTGTAATATAGAAAATAAAAATATAGAAATAGAAAGCTTACGTATAAGTGGTTTAGATAATAATGATGATTGTATAAAGAATTTAGATATTGAAATAAAGAAGATGGAACTGGAAAATAAGAAAATAGAGAACATAATAAAAATATTACCTAATAAAGAATATAAAATAATTAAACTTATTTATCTTGAAGGTAAAGGGAAAAAAGAAGTAGCTGTAGAACTTGATAGAACTCAAAGGCAAATAAATTACAGCATAAATAAAGCAATGCAAATAATGTCAAATAAATTTATGTATTAATTTTGTTCTAAAAGTGTCATGTTTTTGGTACTTTTTCGTCAGAAAATTTCCCGAAAATTTCTTACAATTGTCACGCAAATAATGGTAAGATAGTTACATAAATAAGTAATAAACACAAATAAAGAAGTATATTCCTCATTTTAATTTTAGGAGAAATAAAAAATGTCCACTTTAATGGTTTGGGTGAACTATACACTTTTTTAGGAGTTGATTTATTTGTTAAATAGGGAACAGGTTAAAAATTTATATTTAGAAGGACTAAATGCTCCGGAAATTGCAAGAAGATTAAATTCTAAAAAGGATGCTGTTATAAAGTGCATTCAAAGGAATTTTAAAGATTTAAAGCAGCAGCATGATGTTGCAGTAATTCAGAGGCGGGAAGTTTTAAAAGCTGTGAGTTATGAGGCTAATAGATATATTAGTGATAGTGCCTTTATAAAGAAAAACAGGTCAATTTATAAAACCAACATGAACGGAGATATAGTAATAAATAAAGAAGTTGCTCCTGTGGTTACATGGGACACACCAAGAAGGCTTGTAAATGAAAATAGATTTATATAGAAATTAAGAGCTGTTATATTAGCAATAATATAACAGCTCTTTTTAATGCATTTTTAAGGAGAGTGAATTTATGAGGATAGGAGATATTCTAAGAGAAAATGATGTTGGTAATTATAATAAACTTATGAAAGTTAGAGATAAAAAGAAATATAGAGATTTAAATGAATCTGATATAAAAGAATTAATGTCTCATTCTACCTATAGAAGACATAAGGGAGCAATAAAGCAGGTGAGGTAATGGAAGAAAGGATTAGAGAATGGGAAAAAGGAACATCAAGTCCTATTCCACAGCAAAAATACGAGAAGTTTAAAGAAAAATTAGCTGAATGCAGTGAGAAAAACAAAGAAAGGAATCTAATGCTTTTTATATTAGGTAGGACAATAGGCTACAGGTTAGGAGATCTTGTAGGTCTTACTATAGGGCAAATAAAGGATGCGTTAGATAATCAATGTTTTGTTATTCAGGAAAGCAAGCAATATGAACAGTGGAAATCCAATCTTGCAAAGAATCCAGGTAAAAAGAAACCTGCTCCAAGAGAAGCTCCTATTGGAAGAAATTTAGAGAAATATTTAAGGCAATACTGTAAAAATAAAAAGAGATCAGAATTTGCTTTTAAATCCTGTAAAGGAAATGGAAATGAACATATAAGTCAAAAGTCCTTTAGTGCCATACTTACAGAAGTAGGTAAAAGCATTGGCCTTAAAAATATTTCTGGCCATAGTTTAAGAAAAACATACGCTACTAAAATTTATGAAGAATCAGATAAGGATTTAGAACAGGTAAGAGTTGCATTAAATCATCAATCAATAGAAGAAACTAAAAGATATTTAGGTATAAAAGAGAAGATGAAAATTAATGCGGCACTGATAGCAGATTCGGATATCTGATTTTTTATTTATGCTATTTTAGGTAAAAAATAAAATGGTACTTATTTAAAGGGTTTATAAAAAATTATTACTAATATAAGAGTCTTAAAAAATATATAAGTAATTCTCACTGTTATTACCGATTCTCAAAGAAATAAAAAAATATCTGTAAAGGTAGTAGTTTCAATGGATTGAAGGATATTTTATATTTAAAATAAAAAAATAATTATTTTTTAACATTGAGCACAGGTTATAGAGCAAGTGCTAAGTGTTGGGAGGGAGTAAATGAGATCGAATGAAGATTTAATAAAAGATAATCTAGAGCTTATAGAATCTATGGTTGAGAAGGGTTCTACAGATAAACAAATAGCTGAAAAGATAGGAATAGGTTATTCTACTTTCAGAAAATATAAAGCACAAAATGAGGAATTAAAAGCAGCAATGGCACAAGGTAAGGAGAAAAAGAACCAAGCAGTTGAGCAAGCCTTATATAAATGCTGTACTGGATATTCTTACTATGAAGATGTTGCAACTAAAGTAAAGATAGAAACACTTGCAGATGATGAACAGACGGTTTTAACTAAAGAGGAAGTTAAGATAAGTAGTGTTAAGAAGTATAAAGGTCCAGACTTAGCAGCACAGAAGTATTGGTTAAATAATAAGGAGAAGACTAAGTGGAAAGAAGATCCTCACAAAGTAGATAATGATAAGAAGATCACTAAGCTTAAGGAAAGAGAAGTTAATATGAAGTGTGAGTAATATGGATAGCTTGGAGTTAGTGCAATGGATAAGTACTCTTCTAAAGAATAATAACATAAAAGCTTTTTATAATTCTTCCTTGTGGTTACATACAAGAGCTGATGTATTAGAGAGAGATCATAATGAATGTCAGAAGTGCAAGGCTAAAGGGTTATTTAGTCCAGCTGATTGTGTACATCATAAGAATCATATTAAAGAACATCCAGAGCTTGCAGTGGATAAGGAGAACCTTATATCATTATGCAATGAATGTCATAATGAAGAACATCCTGAAAAGTTTTTAAAGTATAGAAGAAAGAAAAAACAATTGAATAAAGAAAGATGGTAACACCCCCCGGGTCAAAAAAATGAAAAATTTCATGATATGGGAAGAACGGGTAATAAGGGGAGACAAAACAGAAATCTCACGCGTATGAGGAAAAATTATACGAAAGGAGATGAATAAATAATTATGACAAGTGCAAAAAAAATTAAAGAATCTTTAATTAAGCAACTCGAAAATAAAGGAGCAGATGTAGATCATTTTCTAAGTTTAGTTGATGATTATGTTTGGTATTTTCAGCAAGAAAAAGCAATGCAAGAAGATATTAAGATTCGTGGACATTCGTATAAAACAAAGTCAGCATCAGGGTATCCAATTAATAAGGAGAATCCATCGGTTAAAAATGCGATAATGTATAACAAGCAAAAACTTGCAATTCTCAAAGAATTAGGATTAACTACAGAAAATGTTATAAGTGATGATGATGACGAACTCTAAACTTATACCTGAAATACAAAACTATATTGATTTGGTTCGTAGTGGCAAAATTGAAGTATGCAAAGAGCAACTACAATTATGCGACTATATTGAGAATTGCTTTGAAAAAGAAAATTTATTCATTGATGAAACACTGCTTCATAAATATTTGAGTTTACAAAAATACTTTCCATTTAAATTAGTTGAATGGGAAGTATTTTGTTTTACGCTGCATAACTGTACTTATTCAAAACCTGGTATTTTAAGATGGCCTGATTTATTCATTTTAGTTGGTAGAGGTTCAGGTAAAAATGGGTATCTAGCTTTTGAAGATTTTTGCTTGATATCTGAATATAACACAGTGAAAAAATATTATATAGATATTTGTGCTAATTCAGAGGAACAGGCTAAAACTTCTTTTGAAGATGTTTATGATGTAATGGAAGAAAATAAAGCCAAATTAAGTAAGCATTTTTACTGGAATAAAGAAGTTATTATAAATCTTAAAACAAAATCTAGGCTAATGTTTAGGACTTCTAATGCTAAAACAAAAGATGGTGGAAGACCTGGTAAAGTAGACTTTGATGAATACCACCAGTATGAGGATTATAAATCTATTCAAGTTTTTAAAACTGGATTAGGTAAGAAGAAAAACCCCAGGACCACAATTACAACAACTAATGGAGATGTAAGAGATGGGCCACTTGATAAATTAATAGCAAGATCTGAAAGAATATTAAATGAGCAGGGTAGTGACAATGGTTTACTGCCCTTTATTTGTAAGCTTGATGATGAAAAAGAAGTAGATAATCCCCAAATGTGGGATAAAGCTAACCCGTTTTTACACTATAATGAAGAACTCTTTAGAGAAATAGAAAAAGAATACATTGATTACAAAGAAGATCCAATAAGTAATTCAGCATTCATGACAAAAAGAATGAATATTCCTAAAGGAAATAAAGATGCCGAGGTTACATCTTGGGAAAATATTTTAGCAACTAATCAAGAAATACCTGATTTAACTGGAGGTACTTGCTTAGCTGGAATCGATTATGCTAAAACTACTGACTTTGTTGTGGCGGGGCTACTTTTTAAATATAAAGGGAAATATTATTGGATATCTCACACATGGGTATGTAAAAAATGTAATGACTTAGGAAGAATAAAAGTTCCGCTAGAAGAATGGTCAACTGAAGAAGGAGGAAATCTATTAACTTTTGTTGATGATGTAGAAGTTGCACCAAGTATTCCTGCTATGTGGCTTGCAGAACAGGCACAAAAATATAATATAACTACCTTAGGAATGGATAACTATAGATATACATTATTAGCAAGAGCATTAAGAGAAGTTGGTTTTGATACAGATAAACAGGGAGCAAATAATATAAAACTTACTAGACCAAGTAATCAGATGCTTATAGCTCCAACAATAAATAGTTTATTCGTAAATCATAATATTGTATGGGGTGATAATCCGTTAATGAGATGGTATACAAATAATACTTGTAAGAAGATTGAAGCACATGACAATATGAGTTATGGAAAAATTGAACCTAAGTCAAGAAAAACAGATGGATTTATGGCTTTTATAGCTGCAATGTGTGCTGGTGGAGTTGAACTAGAGGACAGTGGAGAAACTATTGATTTTGGAGTTTACACATATTAAGGAGCGAATCCAACATGAAAGTAAAACAGTTAATTGAGAAATTAAAAAGTTTGAATCAGGATAAAGAAATAATTATTAATAGTGATGAAGCTTGTATTAGTAAAATAGATGATTTGGGGACAAGTTATTGCATTTTTGGAACAGATGTAATACCAGAAGAGATTGAATAAATATCTTTTTTACTTTACATGAAAGGTGGTGAGACATTGAAATTTCTAGATTGGGTGAAGGACTTCTTTGGTGTTGACCAAAGTACAGTATATCTTAATCAACAAGCACTAGCCACACAAGAGGTTCAACTTGCCATAGAAGATTTTGCTATTTGTATGGCTATTAACTTGGTAGCTAGTGCCATTAGCAAATGTGAATTTAAAACATATTTAAAAGGCAATGAAGTTAAGGGTGATGAATATTATTTGTGGAATGTTGAACCTAATGTAAATCAAAATTCAAGCCAATTTCTGCAAGAACTTGTATCAAAATTACTGTATTATAATGAATGCCTTGTACTCGATATAAACGGTCAGCTTATTATTGCTGATGACTTTTATCAAAATGAATATGCGCTAGTTCCAAATTATTTTACAGATGTAAGCAGAGGAACAATGACTTTTAATCGTTCCTTTAATATGAATGAAGTTTTATATTTTAAGCTTAGTAATACCGATATAAAACAATTACTTTCTAATTTGATAAAAGGATATAACAATCTTTTAAATATGGCTATTGGTAAATATAAACGTTCTGGTGGTAGAAAAGGAATTGTAAGACTAAATAAGGCTCCTTCAGGGGATAAAGATTTCCAACAAAAAATTGATGACTTATTTAACAATAAGTTTAAAAGCTATTTTGAAGCTGAGAACTCAGTACTTCATTTACCTAATGGATTTGAATATGATGAACAAAATGGTGAAGGCAGTAAGAAAAGTATAAGTGAAATAACAGATATATCTAATATAACTAAAGAAGCTTTTGAAAGAGTTGCACAGGCGCTTAAAATACCTCCTGCACTTTTAAGAGGTGATATAGCAGATATAGGAAAAGTAACAGATAACTTTTTAACATTTTGTATAGATCCTATAGTTTCTATGATAGGAGAAGAAACAACGCGAAAAAGATATGGAAAACAGGCATTTTCACAAGGATCTTATTTAAAAGTAGATACTACATGTATTAAGCATATAGATATATTCTCTATAGCTGAAGCCTTTGACAAACTTATTGCAAGTGGAGGCTATAGTATTGATGAACTTAGAATTAAATGTGGTGAAGCACCACTTAATACATGGTGGAGTAAAAAGCATTGGATGACTAAAAATTATTCTGATATTCAAGATTTGAAGGGAGGTGATACCAGTGGCAAAACCAATATGGCTGATTAAACAATCTGCACAATCAAATGCTATGGATTTGTATATCTATGATGATGTAGAAGGAGATAGTACTAACTGGTGGACAGGCGAAACTACTGTAAGTGAAACTTCTGCAAACTATATAAAAAGTCAATTAGATGCTGCTATAGATATTCAAAATATTAATATTTATATCAATTCATATGGTGGCGAGGTTAAAGAAGGACTTGCAATTTACAATCAACTTAAAAGACATCCCGCACAAAAGACAGTATATGTGGACGGTTTTGCATGTTCTATAGCTTCTGTAATTGCTATGGCAGGAGATAAAGTTATTATGGGACCAAATACATTAATGATGATACACCACGCTTCTATGGGAGCATGGGGTAATGCTGAGGAACTTAGGAAGGCGGCTAATGATGTTGAAACAATAGATAGTGCCAGTTGTTCAAGCTATCTTGCTAAGGCAGGAGATAAATTAACTCCTGAAAAATTAACTGAATTGCTTGATGCTCAGACATGGCTTAATGCAGAACAATGTATTCAATATGGTCTAGCTGATGAAATAGCAGGTAAAGAAGATCCAGTAATTGTAGCAGCACAACAGAGATTTAAACAATCTATACAGGAACAAATTTTACAGCATAAAAATAAAACCAAAGTTCCAGAAAATCTAATTAAGCAAAAAACCAATGCTGAAAAATTAATGGCAGCATTTAAAAAGAATTTGGAGGGAAAATAATATGGTAATGAAATCAAAAGACTTAATACAACAGCAATTAAAGGATAACTTAGTACAGGCATTTAAGAGTGATGATGAAAATGCAATAGCACAAGCATTTTCAGGCTTTGCTGAATCTGTTCAGCAAAATGTAATGGATGAGTTTAATGCTTATCAGCAGACAGCAGATAAAACTATTCTTGCCAAAAGAGGTGTACACCAATTAACAGCAGATGAATCAAAATTCTATCAAAGTATTATCGGTGCAATGAAATCAAATAATCCAAGACAGGCATTTACGGACTTAGATATAGCTTTTCCAGAAACTGTTATAGATAACGTAATTGCTGATATAAAGACTGCACATCCATTACTGGATGCTATAAGTTTCACGAATACTACTATTTTGACTAAGATAATACTTAATAAGCAAGGGGCTCAACTTGCAACATGGGGGCCACTTAATTCTGCTATTGCAAAAGAACTTGAAGGAGCAATTGGTAAAATAGATCTTACTATTTGCAAACTTTCAGCATTTATGCCTATTGCAAAGGATATGCTTGAAGCTGGCCCTTCATGGATAGATGCATATGTAAGAAGTACATTATCAGAGGCTATAGCTTTAGCACTTGAAACTTCAATAATAACTGGAACTGGTAATAATGAGCCTATTGGTATGGATAGAAGCGTGGCTGATAATGTAACGGTAACCGGTGGAGTATATCCACAAAAAACTCCCCTTGTCATTACAGATTTAGAAGTAGTGACGTATGGATCATTACTAGGAATGTTATCACAAGCTCCAAATGGCAAAACAAGACCAGTTAATAGTGTTTTACTTGTTGTAAACCCAAAAGATTACTTTACCAAAGTTATGCCTGCTACAACCATAAGAGCATTAGATGGAACATATACGCGTGATGTATTCCCATTTCCAACAACAGTTGAACAGTCTTCAGCAGTAGAAGAAGGTAAGGCTATAATTGGTTTGGCTAGTAAATATTTTATGGGTATAGGTGCTGGTACTAATGGTGGGAAAATAGAGTATTCTGATGAATTCAGATTTCTAGATGATGAAAGAGTATATATTACTAAGTTATATGGTAATGGTAGAGCACTAGATGATAATGCATTTATATTACTTGATATATCTAAATTAACACCAGCAACACTTAAAGTTATTATTGAAGATGCATTAAGATCATTAACAGTTACATCAGAAGCTGGTACTACATCAGGAAAAACAAAAATAACTGTTTCTCCTTCTCTTACAGATGGTAATACTTATAAATATAAGACAGGTGCAAATCTAACAATACCAGTATTCAATCAGGTATTAACTACTGGGTGGACTACTTGGGATGGTATAGCTGAAATTACAGCTACTACAGGTAATAGAATTGTAATTGCTGAAGTTGATGCAAGTAATCAAGCTAAGGCAATAGGTGAAGCAACTGTAACTTCGATGGCTTAATGAGGTGATATAATGGCAACTACAGCAGATCAAGTATTATCTGATATAAAAAGCTATCTTCATATAACCTGGCAGGATGAAAATACAGATAAAAATTTGACTGGTTTTATAAATAGAGGTATGGCGCGTTTACAGAAAACTGCAGGCGCGTCTCTTGATTTTACTGTAGAAGATTTACCAAGGGAATTATTATTCGATTATGTCAGGTATGCTAACAGTCAGGCACTTGAAATGTTTGAAAAGAATTTTGAATCTGAACTTGTAAGTTTGCACATAGAATATCAAGCAAATAGTGTAGATAATTCAGGAGGTGAAACTACTCCATGAAAATTAAAACAGATAATATTGAATTTATCAGTTTTTCTGATGGTATATGTGATATTTATACAGAAGATGAAGAAGGAAATAAATCACCTAAATACAATGGTTTAGGATTTTCAAACAGAGTATTAGGATTTAATAGACATTACGCTGCAAGGGCAAATAATGTACAAACAAATGCGGTTATTCGTATTCCTCAAGTACCAGGAATAGATACTCACGATACATTAGAAATTAAAAATCAAGGTAAATATGATATTGAGTTAATTCAAAATAAATTTGATACAAATCCACCTTGTAAAGAGCTTACATTAAGACAGCTTGAAATGTTTGAGGTGATACTATGAGTACAGTAAACATAGATCAAATGGCAGATGAAATCCTTAAGGGTTTAGAAGATTACACTAGAGAGATTACAGGTGAAGTTAAAAAAGTAGTTGATATAGTAGCTAAGGAAACCAATGAAGAGATAAAAAAGCATATAGCATTTAACCAGCATAGTGGTAAATATGTAAAAGCATTTAGAATTAAAAATGCATATGAAGATGGATATAAAAAAGTTAATGTATGGTATGTAGCTGGTGGACAGCATAGGTTAACACATCTTTTGGAGAATGGTCATGCTTTATGGCAAGGAGGAAGGACTAGGGCATTTCCGCATATAAAATATGGAGAAGAACTTGCAAAAAAACGTATGGAGGAACTTGCAAAGGAGGCTATAGAAAATGCTGGACGTTAAAACATGGCTTCAATCTACTGGTTTGCCAGTAGCTGAAACAGCTTTTATCAAACCTCCTTCTCTACCATATATAGTTTTTCTTACAAATGACAATATTGCAGGTGGTGACAATAAAAATTGTATATCTGATAGATCCATAGGGATAGAACTTTATTCAAGCAGAATAGATAGGGATTCGGAATCCAAAATAGAAAATTTATTAAATGAAAAAGCAATAGAATATAAAAAAAATCGTACATGGATACCAGAAGATACCTTCTTTGAGACTATGTACGATTTTAATTTAATTGAAAAATTTTAGGAGGTTATTTAGATGTCAACAGCAGGAGATAAAATTGTTTTAGGCAGTGGAAAACTTTATATAA from Clostridium pasteurianum BC1 includes:
- a CDS encoding head maturation protease, ClpP-related, with protein sequence MAKPIWLIKQSAQSNAMDLYIYDDVEGDSTNWWTGETTVSETSANYIKSQLDAAIDIQNINIYINSYGGEVKEGLAIYNQLKRHPAQKTVYVDGFACSIASVIAMAGDKVIMGPNTLMMIHHASMGAWGNAEELRKAANDVETIDSASCSSYLAKAGDKLTPEKLTELLDAQTWLNAEQCIQYGLADEIAGKEDPVIVAAQQRFKQSIQEQILQHKNKTKVPENLIKQKTNAEKLMAAFKKNLEGK
- a CDS encoding phage portal protein produces the protein MKFLDWVKDFFGVDQSTVYLNQQALATQEVQLAIEDFAICMAINLVASAISKCEFKTYLKGNEVKGDEYYLWNVEPNVNQNSSQFLQELVSKLLYYNECLVLDINGQLIIADDFYQNEYALVPNYFTDVSRGTMTFNRSFNMNEVLYFKLSNTDIKQLLSNLIKGYNNLLNMAIGKYKRSGGRKGIVRLNKAPSGDKDFQQKIDDLFNNKFKSYFEAENSVLHLPNGFEYDEQNGEGSKKSISEITDISNITKEAFERVAQALKIPPALLRGDIADIGKVTDNFLTFCIDPIVSMIGEETTRKRYGKQAFSQGSYLKVDTTCIKHIDIFSIAEAFDKLIASGGYSIDELRIKCGEAPLNTWWSKKHWMTKNYSDIQDLKGGDTSGKTNMAD
- a CDS encoding tyrosine-type recombinase/integrase, whose product is MEERIREWEKGTSSPIPQQKYEKFKEKLAECSEKNKERNLMLFILGRTIGYRLGDLVGLTIGQIKDALDNQCFVIQESKQYEQWKSNLAKNPGKKKPAPREAPIGRNLEKYLRQYCKNKKRSEFAFKSCKGNGNEHISQKSFSAILTEVGKSIGLKNISGHSLRKTYATKIYEESDKDLEQVRVALNHQSIEETKRYLGIKEKMKINAALIADSDI
- a CDS encoding HNH endonuclease, with product MDSLELVQWISTLLKNNNIKAFYNSSLWLHTRADVLERDHNECQKCKAKGLFSPADCVHHKNHIKEHPELAVDKENLISLCNECHNEEHPEKFLKYRRKKKQLNKERW
- a CDS encoding terminase TerL endonuclease subunit, with the translated sequence MTNSKLIPEIQNYIDLVRSGKIEVCKEQLQLCDYIENCFEKENLFIDETLLHKYLSLQKYFPFKLVEWEVFCFTLHNCTYSKPGILRWPDLFILVGRGSGKNGYLAFEDFCLISEYNTVKKYYIDICANSEEQAKTSFEDVYDVMEENKAKLSKHFYWNKEVIINLKTKSRLMFRTSNAKTKDGGRPGKVDFDEYHQYEDYKSIQVFKTGLGKKKNPRTTITTTNGDVRDGPLDKLIARSERILNEQGSDNGLLPFICKLDDEKEVDNPQMWDKANPFLHYNEELFREIEKEYIDYKEDPISNSAFMTKRMNIPKGNKDAEVTSWENILATNQEIPDLTGGTCLAGIDYAKTTDFVVAGLLFKYKGKYYWISHTWVCKKCNDLGRIKVPLEEWSTEEGGNLLTFVDDVEVAPSIPAMWLAEQAQKYNITTLGMDNYRYTLLARALREVGFDTDKQGANNIKLTRPSNQMLIAPTINSLFVNHNIVWGDNPLMRWYTNNTCKKIEAHDNMSYGKIEPKSRKTDGFMAFIAAMCAGGVELEDSGETIDFGVYTY
- a CDS encoding P27 family phage terminase small subunit: MTSAKKIKESLIKQLENKGADVDHFLSLVDDYVWYFQQEKAMQEDIKIRGHSYKTKSASGYPINKENPSVKNAIMYNKQKLAILKELGLTTENVISDDDDEL
- a CDS encoding DNA-directed RNA polymerase sigma-70 factor, producing the protein MKNIKENLILYRERICNIENKNIEIESLRISGLDNNDDCIKNLDIEIKKMELENKKIENIIKILPNKEYKIIKLIYLEGKGKKEVAVELDRTQRQINYSINKAMQIMSNKFMY
- a CDS encoding phage major capsid protein is translated as MVMKSKDLIQQQLKDNLVQAFKSDDENAIAQAFSGFAESVQQNVMDEFNAYQQTADKTILAKRGVHQLTADESKFYQSIIGAMKSNNPRQAFTDLDIAFPETVIDNVIADIKTAHPLLDAISFTNTTILTKIILNKQGAQLATWGPLNSAIAKELEGAIGKIDLTICKLSAFMPIAKDMLEAGPSWIDAYVRSTLSEAIALALETSIITGTGNNEPIGMDRSVADNVTVTGGVYPQKTPLVITDLEVVTYGSLLGMLSQAPNGKTRPVNSVLLVVNPKDYFTKVMPATTIRALDGTYTRDVFPFPTTVEQSSAVEEGKAIIGLASKYFMGIGAGTNGGKIEYSDEFRFLDDERVYITKLYGNGRALDDNAFILLDISKLTPATLKVIIEDALRSLTVTSEAGTTSGKTKITVSPSLTDGNTYKYKTGANLTIPVFNQVLTTGWTTWDGIAEITATTGNRIVIAEVDASNQAKAIGEATVTSMA